Proteins found in one Quercus robur chromosome 2, dhQueRobu3.1, whole genome shotgun sequence genomic segment:
- the LOC126704951 gene encoding uncharacterized protein LOC126704951: protein MRGYTSTHWLPLLPSVYKVNFDGATFPDIVAAVLGVVVRDSEGLVIAALSERIHLPPTVVALEALACRRSIVFAIELGLQDVVFEGDSEVIFKLLTAEQPCMSAFGHIIEESRSLASTFRLATFTHTKRQGNNVADKLAKLAKNLYEPQVWLEDIHRNVTELVTADRIFMHV from the exons ATGCGAG GGTACACGTCAACTCACTGGCTGCCACTGTTGCCCTCAGTTTACAAGGTAAATTTTGATGGCGCTACTTTTCCGGACATCGTCGCAGCAGTTCTGGGTGTGGTTGTACGTGATTCAGAGGGCTTGGTCATTGCAGCGCTATCAGAACGAATCCATTTGCCTCCAACTGTGGTAGCTTTGGAAGCGTTGGCTTGCAGGAGATCCATCGTATTTGCAATTGAACTTGGGCTTCAGGATGTGGTTTTCGAAGGCGATTCAGAGGTTATCTTTAAACTCCTCACTGCAGAGCAACCTTGCATGTCCGCATTTGGGCACATTATTGAAGAATCCCGCTCCCTAGCATCAACATTTAGGTTGGCTACCTTCACTCACACCAAGCGCCAGGGTAACAACGTTGCAGACAAACTCGCTAAGCTAGCGAAGAATTTGTATGAACCACAAGTATGGTTAGAGGACATTCATCGTAATGTAACAGAGCTTGTAACTGCTGACAGAATTTTCATGCATGTTTAA
- the LOC126715624 gene encoding probable purine permease 5 isoform X3 — protein sequence MEEASPEPSVSFWSQISTFKTRAWEAYKRKSTSHWVLLFLSSAAMLVAFPASSILSRLYYSNGGTSEWIVSWVAVAGWPLTALMLFPTYFFSKTLPTPLNLKLILSYIVLGFLSAADNLMYAYAYAYLPASTAALLASSSLVFSALFGYLLVKNKLNASIINAIVFITAAMTIIALDSSSDTYGNITTSQYIMGFIWDILGSALHGLIFALSELVFVKLLGRRSFHVVLEQQLMVSLFAFVFTTIGVIVSGDFQGMKSEAKSFKGGSTSYILVLIWSAITFQLGVLGATAVLFLASTVLAGVLNAIRVPVTSIAAVILLHDSMSSFKILSLVVTFWGFGSYIYGSSSLSKESS from the coding sequence ATGGAGGAGGCATCACCAGAGCCTTCTGTTTCATTCTGGAGCCAAATTTCCACCTTTAAGACCAGGGCTTGGGAAGCATATAAAAGGAAGTCTACCTCACATTGGGTTCTTCTATTTCTAAGTAGTGCAGCAATGCTTGTGGCATTCCCTGCTTCTAGTATTCTTTCTCGGCTATATTATTCCAATGGTGGTACAAGCGAGTGGATTGTTTCATGGGTGGCAGTTGCAGGGTGGCCTCTAACTGCTTTGATGTTATTTCCTACATACTTCTTTTCTAAAACCCTTCCTACCCCTCTGAACTTGAAACTCATTCTTTCCTATATTGTGCTGGGTTTCTTAAGTGCTGCTGACAATCTCatgtatgcatatgcatatgCTTACCTGCCAGCATCTACTGCTGCTCTTCTAGCATCATCATCCCTTGTGTTTTCTGCACTATTTGGATATCTTCTCGTGAAGAACAAACTGAATgcttcaataataaatgctattGTGTTCATTACTGCTGCAATGACCATCATTGCGTTGGATTCAAGTTCAGACACATATGGAAATATCACTACTAGCCAATACATTATGGGCTTTATATGGGACATTTTGGGATCTGCTCTCCATGGACTCATTTTTGCTCTTTCAGAGCTAGTTTTTGTGAAGTTATTAGGCAGAAGGTCCTTCCATGTCGTGTTGGAGCAACAACTCATGGTTTCTCTGTTTGCCTTTGTCTTTACCACTATAGGGGTTATTGTGAGTGGAGATTTTCAAGGGATGAAATCTGAGGCTAAAAGTTTCAAGGGTGGCTCAACTTCTTATATCCTTGTTCTCATCTGGAGTGCAATCACTTTTCAGCTGGGGGTACTAGGAGCTACTGCTGTGCTATTTTTGGCATCCACTGTGCTTGCTGGTGTTCTCAATGCAATAAGGGTACCCGTTACAAGCATTGCAGCTGTTATACTGTTACATGACTCCATGAGCAGTTTCAAAATCCTCTCTCTTGTGGTAACCTTTTGGGGTTTTGGCTCATATATTTATGGCAGTTCTTCTTTAAGCAAAGAATCATCCTAA
- the LOC126707436 gene encoding serine/threonine-protein phosphatase 7 long form homolog, producing the protein MTIDPGPIDHSVLTEQVNHRFELLWNPKGQDPPGTLNCRCRHEELTRRDPMVDERVIAIVRLLGLERLHMVPSIKLNHALITAFVERRRLETHSFHLPHGEMTITLQDVEVIMGMPIEGEAMVGFTKKTWKSVCNEMLGIQIPDENKTVLDGQRIQIKALVDRIAQLLPPDANELQVHQYARYYVHLHVIIVILPVYHPPKLFVAHLHRQVLYEAPHLYITRQFLTEVSSLSYQT; encoded by the exons ATGACGATAGATCCTGGGCCCATTGATCATAGCGTTTTGACGGAACAAGTGAATCATCGATTTGAGTTACTTTGGAACCCTAAAGGCCAG GATCCTCCTGGCACACTAAATTGTCGATGTCGCCATGAAGAGTTGACACGTCGAGATCCTATGGTAGATGAGCGTGTGATTGCCATAGTGAGGTTGCTTGGTTTAGAGCGTCTACACATGGTCCCATCCATAAAGCTTAATCATGCATTGATCACTGCATTTGTAGAGCGAAGGCGCCTAGAGACCCATTCTTTCCACCTTCCACATGGTGAGATGACGATCACACTGCAAGATGTGGAAGTTATAATGGGGATGCCCATTGAGGGTGAGGCAATGGTTGGGTTCACTAAAAAAACTTGGAAATCTGTTTGTAATGAAATGCTTGGAATTCAAATTCCAGATGAAAATAAAACCGTGCTAGATGGTCAAAGGATTCAAATAAAAGCACTCGTTGACCGAATTGCACAACTGTTGCCTCCGGATGCAAATGAGTTGCAGGTTCATCAATATGCTCGCTATTATGTTCATCTGCATGTAATAATTGTAATTCTTCCCGTCTACCACCCTCCAAAATTGTTTGTTGCACATCTTCACCGCCAAGTTCTATACGAGGCTCCACACTTATATATAACTCGGCAGTTTTTAACTGAGGTGTCGAGTCTATCCTATCAAACATAA
- the LOC126715624 gene encoding probable purine permease 5 isoform X2 — MQPLLEQGDRMEEASPEPSVSFWSQISTFKTRAWEAYKRKSTSHWVLLFLSSAAMLVAFPASSILSRLYYSNGGTSEWIVSWVAVAGWPLTALMLFPTYFFSKTLPTPLNLKLILSYIVLGFLSAADNLMYAYAYAYLPASTAALLASSSLVFSALFGYLLVKNKLNASIINAIVFITAAMTIIALDSSSDTYGNITTSQYIMGFIWDILGSALHGLIFALSELVFVKLLGRRSFHVVLEQQLMVSLFAFVFTTIGVIVSGDFQGMKSEAKSFKGGSTSYILVLIWSAITFQLGVLGATAVLFLASTVLAGVLNAIRVPVTSIAAVILLHDSMSSFKILSLVVTFWGFGSYIYGSSSLSKESS; from the exons ATGCAACCTCTGCTCGAACAAG GTGATAGAATGGAGGAGGCATCACCAGAGCCTTCTGTTTCATTCTGGAGCCAAATTTCCACCTTTAAGACCAGGGCTTGGGAAGCATATAAAAGGAAGTCTACCTCACATTGGGTTCTTCTATTTCTAAGTAGTGCAGCAATGCTTGTGGCATTCCCTGCTTCTAGTATTCTTTCTCGGCTATATTATTCCAATGGTGGTACAAGCGAGTGGATTGTTTCATGGGTGGCAGTTGCAGGGTGGCCTCTAACTGCTTTGATGTTATTTCCTACATACTTCTTTTCTAAAACCCTTCCTACCCCTCTGAACTTGAAACTCATTCTTTCCTATATTGTGCTGGGTTTCTTAAGTGCTGCTGACAATCTCatgtatgcatatgcatatgCTTACCTGCCAGCATCTACTGCTGCTCTTCTAGCATCATCATCCCTTGTGTTTTCTGCACTATTTGGATATCTTCTCGTGAAGAACAAACTGAATgcttcaataataaatgctattGTGTTCATTACTGCTGCAATGACCATCATTGCGTTGGATTCAAGTTCAGACACATATGGAAATATCACTACTAGCCAATACATTATGGGCTTTATATGGGACATTTTGGGATCTGCTCTCCATGGACTCATTTTTGCTCTTTCAGAGCTAGTTTTTGTGAAGTTATTAGGCAGAAGGTCCTTCCATGTCGTGTTGGAGCAACAACTCATGGTTTCTCTGTTTGCCTTTGTCTTTACCACTATAGGGGTTATTGTGAGTGGAGATTTTCAAGGGATGAAATCTGAGGCTAAAAGTTTCAAGGGTGGCTCAACTTCTTATATCCTTGTTCTCATCTGGAGTGCAATCACTTTTCAGCTGGGGGTACTAGGAGCTACTGCTGTGCTATTTTTGGCATCCACTGTGCTTGCTGGTGTTCTCAATGCAATAAGGGTACCCGTTACAAGCATTGCAGCTGTTATACTGTTACATGACTCCATGAGCAGTTTCAAAATCCTCTCTCTTGTGGTAACCTTTTGGGGTTTTGGCTCATATATTTATGGCAGTTCTTCTTTAAGCAAAGAATCATCCTAA
- the LOC126715624 gene encoding probable purine permease 5 isoform X1, giving the protein MLNPMNKTSTSTGLGEVTGDRMEEASPEPSVSFWSQISTFKTRAWEAYKRKSTSHWVLLFLSSAAMLVAFPASSILSRLYYSNGGTSEWIVSWVAVAGWPLTALMLFPTYFFSKTLPTPLNLKLILSYIVLGFLSAADNLMYAYAYAYLPASTAALLASSSLVFSALFGYLLVKNKLNASIINAIVFITAAMTIIALDSSSDTYGNITTSQYIMGFIWDILGSALHGLIFALSELVFVKLLGRRSFHVVLEQQLMVSLFAFVFTTIGVIVSGDFQGMKSEAKSFKGGSTSYILVLIWSAITFQLGVLGATAVLFLASTVLAGVLNAIRVPVTSIAAVILLHDSMSSFKILSLVVTFWGFGSYIYGSSSLSKESS; this is encoded by the exons ATGTTGAACCCAATGAACAAAACTTCAACTTCTACAGGTCTCGGAGAGGTGACTG GTGATAGAATGGAGGAGGCATCACCAGAGCCTTCTGTTTCATTCTGGAGCCAAATTTCCACCTTTAAGACCAGGGCTTGGGAAGCATATAAAAGGAAGTCTACCTCACATTGGGTTCTTCTATTTCTAAGTAGTGCAGCAATGCTTGTGGCATTCCCTGCTTCTAGTATTCTTTCTCGGCTATATTATTCCAATGGTGGTACAAGCGAGTGGATTGTTTCATGGGTGGCAGTTGCAGGGTGGCCTCTAACTGCTTTGATGTTATTTCCTACATACTTCTTTTCTAAAACCCTTCCTACCCCTCTGAACTTGAAACTCATTCTTTCCTATATTGTGCTGGGTTTCTTAAGTGCTGCTGACAATCTCatgtatgcatatgcatatgCTTACCTGCCAGCATCTACTGCTGCTCTTCTAGCATCATCATCCCTTGTGTTTTCTGCACTATTTGGATATCTTCTCGTGAAGAACAAACTGAATgcttcaataataaatgctattGTGTTCATTACTGCTGCAATGACCATCATTGCGTTGGATTCAAGTTCAGACACATATGGAAATATCACTACTAGCCAATACATTATGGGCTTTATATGGGACATTTTGGGATCTGCTCTCCATGGACTCATTTTTGCTCTTTCAGAGCTAGTTTTTGTGAAGTTATTAGGCAGAAGGTCCTTCCATGTCGTGTTGGAGCAACAACTCATGGTTTCTCTGTTTGCCTTTGTCTTTACCACTATAGGGGTTATTGTGAGTGGAGATTTTCAAGGGATGAAATCTGAGGCTAAAAGTTTCAAGGGTGGCTCAACTTCTTATATCCTTGTTCTCATCTGGAGTGCAATCACTTTTCAGCTGGGGGTACTAGGAGCTACTGCTGTGCTATTTTTGGCATCCACTGTGCTTGCTGGTGTTCTCAATGCAATAAGGGTACCCGTTACAAGCATTGCAGCTGTTATACTGTTACATGACTCCATGAGCAGTTTCAAAATCCTCTCTCTTGTGGTAACCTTTTGGGGTTTTGGCTCATATATTTATGGCAGTTCTTCTTTAAGCAAAGAATCATCCTAA
- the LOC126715623 gene encoding eukaryotic translation initiation factor 5A, protein MSDSEEHHFESKADAGASKTYPQQAGTIRKNGYIVIKNRPCKVVEVSTSKTGKHGHAKCHFVGIDIFNGKKLEDIVPSSHNCDVPHVNRTDYQLIDISEDGFVSLLTENGNTKDDLRLPTDDSLLSQIKDGFADGKDLVVTVMSAMGEEQICALKDIGPKN, encoded by the exons ATGTCGGACAGTGAGGAGCACCACTTTGAGTCCAAGGCTGACGCTGGAGCCTCAAAGACTTACCCTCAGCAAGCTGGTACCATTCGCAAGAATGGCTATATTGTCATCAAGAACAGGCCTTGCAAG GTTgttgaagtttccacttcaaaaacaGGAAAGCATGGACATGCAAAGTGTCACTTTGTTGGAATCGACATATTTAATGGGAAGAAGCTTGAAGATATTGTTCCTTCATCCCACAACTGTGAT GTTCCTCATGTTAATCGTACTGACTACCAGTTGATTGATATCTCTGAAGATGGTTTT GTGAGTCTTCTAACTGAGAATGGAAACACCAAGGATGATCTGAGGCTTCCCACTGATGACAGTCTGCTTAGCCAG ATTAAAGATGGGTTTGCTGATGGAAAGGACCTTGTGGTGACTGTCATGTCTGCAATGGGAGAGGAGCAGATCTGTGCCCTTAAGGACATTggccctaaaaattaa